Proteins encoded within one genomic window of Haladaptatus sp. QDMS2:
- a CDS encoding transcriptional regulator TbsP — MSSNLLEPDIEGILRATLENTSDDVLVVNPADETVEELVSVLATLEDAPAVRVLADDGVLKDVMADFIVASTAADLIDAETLALHTLANAPENSLLITNDSVVAIVSAGDRVAGLSTDDEEFIQSANEMYADLWEETDSFTLRTPPISRVRTSLSDDLGATVSADFDGVLSSLETARGDGDGLDEVTISLLVAAKNEALLYDISKWGEDVGIASKATFSRTKTKLEDMGLITTEKVPIDVGRPRLRLMLGDERLRGAKPDQLASVAQSILN, encoded by the coding sequence ATGAGTTCAAATTTACTGGAACCGGACATTGAAGGTATCCTTCGGGCAACGCTCGAGAACACGTCGGACGATGTTCTCGTCGTCAATCCGGCAGACGAGACCGTAGAGGAGCTCGTCTCCGTCCTCGCAACACTCGAAGACGCGCCTGCGGTTCGAGTCCTCGCTGACGATGGCGTCCTCAAGGACGTCATGGCTGACTTCATCGTCGCCTCCACCGCCGCCGACTTGATCGACGCAGAAACGCTCGCGCTTCACACGCTCGCGAACGCACCGGAGAACTCCCTGCTCATCACGAACGACAGCGTCGTCGCAATCGTCTCCGCTGGCGACCGTGTCGCTGGCCTCTCGACCGACGACGAGGAGTTCATCCAGAGCGCGAACGAGATGTACGCAGACCTCTGGGAGGAGACCGACTCCTTTACCCTCCGAACGCCGCCCATCTCGCGAGTACGCACGTCGCTCTCCGACGACCTCGGGGCGACCGTCAGCGCCGACTTCGATGGCGTGCTCTCCTCGCTCGAAACCGCTCGCGGTGACGGCGATGGTCTCGACGAAGTGACCATCAGCCTGCTCGTCGCAGCGAAGAACGAGGCGCTCCTCTACGACATCAGCAAGTGGGGCGAAGACGTGGGCATCGCCTCGAAGGCGACGTTCTCGCGCACCAAGACAAAACTCGAAGACATGGGCCTCATCACCACCGAGAAGGTGCCCATCGACGTGGGTCGCCCACGCCTCCGCCTCATGCTCGGTGACGAGCGCCTGCGCGGTGCGAAGCCAGACCAGCTGGCCTCCGTCGCCCAGTCTATCCTTAACTGA